The Stenotrophomonas indicatrix DNA segment CGCCGCCGCTGCGCCGGTTCGCGGTGGCCGCAGGCAAGACCGAGCAGGTCAGTGGCCTGCCGAAGGACTTCCGCCAGTGCGTCAGCGACGTGCAGAAAGAACAATGCCACCGTGACTGAGCACGGTGGCATTGTGGCTCCCCCCGGATTGCGTTCGGCTCAGTAAGCCGGCTGCAGCGTCATGTCGTGATGGTGTTCGGTTTCACCGACATGATTCAGGCGACCCACCAGTTCGGAGTGCTGCTTCATGCGCCCGATCTCGGTCATGATGCGTATGTCCTCGTGGCGAAGCTCGCGCTTGGCGGTGACCGCCTGCTTGTAGTCCAGCACTTCCGGATAGTGTTCAGCCAGGTCCAGTGCTTCGGCCACGTGCTCGACGCTGTCGGCCTTGGAGGTGATGCGCGCGCGGCTGTTGAAGGCCTTCATCCAGCGTTCGAAGCCCGCTGTGCGGTCGAACATGTTGGCCATGAACCAGATCACGAACAGGATCGAGATCCACGAGCCGAACACCACGACCACGCGGGTGAAGGTGATGTGGTAATCGTCGCGCCACAGGTAATTGGTGATCAGGCCGAGGATCAGCAGCGAGGCTGCCTGCCATCCGACGATCGAAGTGATCAGCCATTGGCACTTGGCCTGGGCCAGCACCGCCACTTCATCGCGGATCTGCTGTTCGCTGAGGCTGCGCCAGTGCGCGACCTGTTTTTCGAACGGGCTGCTGTAGAGCTCGTTGTCGCGAAGCAGTAATCCCAAACCCTTGAACAAAGCAATCATGGCTGGCTCCTTGTGGAACGTGCGGCGATCTGCAGTGGACGGTGTGGCGGGTTCAGTTCTAGCACTTCCAGCGAGCGGTGCAATGGCCTCAAGGCCACGCGGCACAAGGGTTCTGCCTGAACAGGTGAATATTGTTGCGACGCAACATTGCTTGCGCGGCCTGCGACAAGATGTCGCAGGGTGAAACGTGCTGCGCGCGCACATGAAACCGACGCTGAGCGGATGGGCTCGCTGTGCCGGTCATGATCGACCAGAATCGGGGGGTACCGCGCAGGACGCGGTCCGTCCCTCCGCCGATCTGGACCCGTGATGCCGCCGTTGCTGCACCGTCTTTCCCGCCCCGTCACCGCGCCGATCCGACGCTGGGTCCTGGATGCGTTTCCGCGTGGGCAGAGCGGCATCGACTACGACCATCCACTGGGCGATCCCGGCTGGTTCGGGCCGCACAGCGTGACCTGGCGGATGCACGCCGAACTGCCCTCGATGCTGGCCGGCGGCCTGTGTGCACTGATGCTGCAGACGCTGCACCCGCGCGCACTGGCCGGTGTCTACGATCATTCCAATTTCCGCCAGGACTTGGTCGGCCGCCTGCGCCGCACCACTGCCTTCGTGGCAGGCACCAGCTACGCACCGGCAGGTGAGGTGGAAGCGCTGGTGGCCAAGGTGCGGCGCATCCACGCGCAGATCCGCGGCCATACCGCGCAGGGCGAGCCCTATGCCGCTGATGATCCGCACCTGCTGACGTGGGTGCATGTGACCGAGGCCTACGGCTTCCTGCAGGGCTATCGCCGCTACGGGCGTGAAGTGCCTGCCGCGATCGCCGACCGCTACTACGACGAATACCGCTGCGTGGCCGAAGCGTTGGGCGCGGTGGATGTGCCGCGCAGCGAGGCGGAAGTGGATGCGTACTTCTGCGCGCGGCAGCCGGAGCTGGTGGTGGACGAACGCTCGCGCGAAGTGCTGCAGGTGCTGTCCGGCGTGCGCCTGCCGGTGCCGGTGCCCGGCCTGTCACGCGAAATTTTCCTCGGTGCCGGTGCCGCGCTGCTGCCGGACTGGGCCGAGGGCATGCTCGAGCGCAGCACGCGCCAGCGTGCACAGGCAGCGGCGTCGGCCAAGCTGATGCAGGGCATGGCGCCGCTGTTCCGCCGCGCGTTGCCCGACGGCCTGGCGACCCGCGCCTGCACACGGGTGGGTGTGCCGGTGGACGTGTTGCGCGAGTGGCCGGCATTGCTCCGGTAGATGCCGACCTTGGTCGGCGCGCCGCCGCGCGGCGCCGCATCCACGCCATGCGTGGATGCCGGAAAAACGCCAACCAAGGTTGGCGTCTACCCATGGAAACGAAACGGGCGCCTTTCGGCGCCCGTTCGCGTTACATCACCAGACCTTGACCCGCTTGTCCGGGGCCAGATACAGCTTCTGGCCTTCCTTCACTTCGAACGCCGGGTACCAGGCGTCGATGTTGCGCACTGTCAGCGCGCGGAACTGGCCCGGTGCATGCACGTCGGTCAGCAGCGAATTGCGCAGCGCCTGCTCGCGGCTCTTGCTGCGCCAGGCCTGGGCGAAGCCGAGGAAGAAGCGCTGGTCGGGGGTGAATCCTTCCAGGGTCTGGCCCGGCTTGCCCTGTAGCGAGAGCTGGTAGGCGTCGTAAGCGGTGCCGAGGCCGGCGACGTCGGCGATGTTCTCGCCCAAGGTCAGCTTGCCGTTGACGTGCACGCCCGGGAACGGCTCATAGCTGCTGAACTGCGCGGCAAGCGCATCACCGGCAGCATTGAACTGCTTGAGGTCTTCGGCCGTCCACCAGTTGTGCAGCTTGCCGGTGTCGTCGAACAACGCGCCTGCATTGTCGAAGCCGTGGCTGATCTCGTGGCCGATCACCGCGCCGATCGCACCGTAGTTCACCGCGTCGTCGGCGGCGCCGTCGAAGAACGGCGGCTGCAGGATCGCCGCCGGGAACACCAGACGGTTTTCCAGCGGCACGTTCATCGCATTGATGGTCTGCGGCAGCATCGCCCACTCGCTGTGGTCGACCGGCTTGCCCAGCTTGGCGATGTTGCGCCGGTACTCGAACAGTTCGGCGCGCTGCGCATTGCCCAGGGGATCATCGCGGCGGATATCCAGGCCGGTGTAGTCGCGCCACTTGTCCGGATACCCCATGCCCACGGTCAGGCCGGCGACCTTGGCCTTGGCGCTGGCCTTGGTCTGCGGTGACATCCAGGCCAGTGCATCGATGCGCTTGGCGAAGGCGGCGATGATGTTCTTCGCCATCTCGTCGGCACGTTCCTTGGTCTTCGCATCGAAGTGCTTTTCGACATAGCGCTTGCCGATGGCCTCGCCGACCGCATGGTTGGCGTCATCCACCGCACGCTTCCAGCGGTCGCTCTGCTGCGGCGTACCGCTCAACGCGGTGCCGTGGAAGGCGAAGCGCGCATCGGCGAACTTCTTCGGCAGGTAGGCGGCGGCGCGGTCCAGCGCGTGGAAGGTCATGTAGTCCTTCCAGGCATCCAGCGGCTCGGTGGCCACCAGTTTGGACAGGCCGGCCACGGCCTTGGGCTGCCACACGATGAAGTCCTGCTGCTGGCCGAGCGCGGCAGCGTCCAGGAATGCGGCCCAGTCCATGCCCGGCGCCTTGGCGTTGAAGTCGGCCTGGGTCCAGGGATTGGCACCCTTGGTCACGTCATTGGTTTCTTCCTGCGTGGCGTGCGCCTGGGCGATCTTCGTTTCCAGGGCGAGGATGCGCTGCGCCTTGCCGGCCGGGTCGGCCACGCCGGCCAGCTGCAGCACCTCCGCGATGTAGGCCTGGTACTGCTTGCGCAGTTCGGCCATGCGGCCACCCCCCAGGTAGAAATCGCGGTCCGGCATGCCCAGGCCGCCCTGCACCAGGTACGGCGCGGTGCGGTCCGGTTGCAGC contains these protein-coding regions:
- a CDS encoding oxygenase MpaB family protein; amino-acid sequence: MPPLLHRLSRPVTAPIRRWVLDAFPRGQSGIDYDHPLGDPGWFGPHSVTWRMHAELPSMLAGGLCALMLQTLHPRALAGVYDHSNFRQDLVGRLRRTTAFVAGTSYAPAGEVEALVAKVRRIHAQIRGHTAQGEPYAADDPHLLTWVHVTEAYGFLQGYRRYGREVPAAIADRYYDEYRCVAEALGAVDVPRSEAEVDAYFCARQPELVVDERSREVLQVLSGVRLPVPVPGLSREIFLGAGAALLPDWAEGMLERSTRQRAQAAASAKLMQGMAPLFRRALPDGLATRACTRVGVPVDVLREWPALLR
- a CDS encoding M13 family metallopeptidase, with product MSKLRRPTLALAIVASLSLAACDRPADPAAGTAAPAEATPAAAKPMLGSFGFDASGMDRSIAAGEDFFGFANGSWVKNTEIPADRSRFGSFNVIAEKTQADTRAILEGAAGNAQASGEDKLIGDYYAAYMDEAGIEQRGLAPVQPQLKNIDAIADKAGLARALGGEVRADVDLLNATNFYTDRLFGLWVSVDLLQPDRTAPYLVQGGLGMPDRDFYLGGGRMAELRKQYQAYIAEVLQLAGVADPAGKAQRILALETKIAQAHATQEETNDVTKGANPWTQADFNAKAPGMDWAAFLDAAALGQQQDFIVWQPKAVAGLSKLVATEPLDAWKDYMTFHALDRAAAYLPKKFADARFAFHGTALSGTPQQSDRWKRAVDDANHAVGEAIGKRYVEKHFDAKTKERADEMAKNIIAAFAKRIDALAWMSPQTKASAKAKVAGLTVGMGYPDKWRDYTGLDIRRDDPLGNAQRAELFEYRRNIAKLGKPVDHSEWAMLPQTINAMNVPLENRLVFPAAILQPPFFDGAADDAVNYGAIGAVIGHEISHGFDNAGALFDDTGKLHNWWTAEDLKQFNAAGDALAAQFSSYEPFPGVHVNGKLTLGENIADVAGLGTAYDAYQLSLQGKPGQTLEGFTPDQRFFLGFAQAWRSKSREQALRNSLLTDVHAPGQFRALTVRNIDAWYPAFEVKEGQKLYLAPDKRVKVW